A genomic region of Leptospira mtsangambouensis contains the following coding sequences:
- a CDS encoding CHASE2 domain-containing protein produces the protein MKQKKILLPLFLMVIVPTIIIALLSLLGISQILDRKLSDLFFHLLPSHHRFSKDIVIIDIDEQSIAKYADHPELGQWPWKRNIYPTLIGYTKLITPPKVTIIDILFTERSDYDEALVAANLNLGEISHAANFRDGGIVIPRLGEETLIQKFNVPLPDDSPFPRYENASFPIGQVGETSPMIHVVNVIPDNDGILRRFTPFIRWKNYFFPTLALQAFVSFEPYQTEWKNGKFSIQKADTIREIPLGKDGLVRAYFYTEEELRNIPRYSAAGIIESLNQLNTSEVEDPNQLLVPPSVFENKIVLIGTSAASTHDDVVTPYGLFPGVIGQAVFASNLIEGHMLGELPEAFGIGFTLFVLMIGVLVLFINQWHLLKNIYPIFAISVFFGLFYFLYRVDLVLPISSFVIGFPVSYLLGFAYLTYTEGKEKRKFNSILRNLVDPGVVSEALENMDSLKKGGEWEITAFFSDVAGFSSISEELSASDLARLLNEYLSAMTNVLKSNSGTLDKYIGDAIVGIFGAPIQNKEHPRLACKTALEMVSELEILRSTWKQKMDYTETARNMSFRIGLNCGPAKVGFMGTNSLASYTMMGDTVNLSARLEAAAKDYGVSILVSESIESLCNQEFHFRFLDWIRVKGKETPVKIYSLVCFLSDLSSQVLEAEKKYEEGFQFYLNRNWEMAIRSFEQVSEIYGKKDIPSQLLMERCQSLFKNPPPVDWNGVYTRTSK, from the coding sequence ATGAAACAAAAAAAAATCCTGTTGCCGTTATTTTTGATGGTCATTGTTCCTACAATCATCATCGCCTTGCTATCGTTACTCGGTATTTCGCAAATTTTAGACAGAAAATTATCTGATTTATTTTTTCATTTGCTTCCATCACACCATCGTTTTTCCAAAGATATTGTCATCATTGACATTGATGAACAAAGTATCGCCAAATACGCAGATCACCCGGAGTTAGGGCAGTGGCCATGGAAACGAAATATTTATCCGACACTCATTGGTTATACCAAACTCATCACTCCACCAAAAGTTACCATCATCGATATCCTATTTACAGAAAGGTCTGACTATGATGAAGCTTTGGTTGCTGCGAATTTAAACTTGGGGGAAATTTCGCATGCTGCCAATTTTCGTGATGGAGGAATTGTCATTCCAAGGTTAGGTGAAGAAACTTTGATACAAAAGTTCAATGTTCCATTGCCAGATGATTCCCCATTCCCTCGTTATGAAAATGCATCTTTTCCAATAGGACAAGTCGGCGAAACTTCACCTATGATCCATGTTGTGAATGTAATTCCCGATAACGATGGAATCCTTCGCCGGTTCACTCCTTTCATTCGGTGGAAGAATTATTTTTTCCCAACGCTCGCCTTACAAGCATTTGTTTCATTTGAACCGTATCAAACTGAATGGAAAAATGGCAAGTTTTCGATCCAAAAAGCTGATACAATCCGAGAAATTCCATTGGGAAAAGATGGTTTGGTCAGAGCCTATTTTTATACTGAGGAAGAACTCCGAAATATCCCTCGTTATTCTGCTGCCGGGATCATAGAATCATTAAACCAACTCAATACAAGTGAAGTAGAAGATCCTAACCAACTCCTTGTCCCTCCCTCCGTATTCGAAAATAAAATTGTTTTAATTGGAACCTCTGCCGCTTCCACTCATGATGATGTTGTCACTCCTTACGGACTTTTTCCTGGTGTAATCGGTCAGGCTGTTTTTGCTTCCAACCTAATCGAAGGACATATGTTAGGTGAACTACCGGAAGCTTTTGGCATTGGATTCACTTTGTTTGTACTGATGATTGGAGTTCTTGTTCTTTTTATCAACCAATGGCATTTGCTGAAAAATATTTATCCAATTTTTGCAATATCAGTTTTTTTTGGTTTATTTTACTTTTTGTATAGAGTGGATTTGGTTTTACCAATTTCTTCTTTTGTAATTGGATTTCCCGTATCATATTTGTTAGGTTTTGCTTATCTCACTTATACAGAAGGAAAAGAGAAAAGAAAGTTTAACAGCATCCTTCGTAATTTAGTCGATCCAGGTGTTGTCAGTGAAGCATTGGAAAACATGGATTCTTTAAAAAAAGGAGGGGAGTGGGAGATCACTGCCTTTTTTTCCGATGTTGCGGGCTTTTCTTCGATCAGTGAAGAGTTAAGTGCCAGTGACCTAGCAAGATTACTCAATGAATATCTTTCCGCAATGACAAACGTCTTAAAATCCAATTCGGGAACTTTGGATAAATACATTGGAGATGCAATCGTTGGAATATTCGGTGCACCCATTCAAAACAAAGAACACCCAAGGCTTGCTTGTAAAACGGCTCTAGAAATGGTTTCTGAATTAGAAATTCTCAGGTCCACTTGGAAACAAAAAATGGATTATACAGAAACAGCCAGAAATATGAGCTTTCGGATCGGACTGAACTGTGGACCAGCTAAGGTTGGTTTTATGGGAACAAATAGCCTTGCTTCTTATACGATGATGGGAGATACAGTAAACCTTAGTGCTCGTTTAGAAGCAGCTGCAAAAGATTATGGAGTTTCCATTTTGGTTTCGGAAAGTATCGAATCCCTCTGCAATCAAGAATTCCACTTTCGATTTTTGGACTGGATTCGTGTAAAAGGAAAAGAAACACCTGTAAAAATTTATAGTTTAGTTTGTTTTCTTTCGGATCTTTCGTCACAAGTTCTTGAAGCCGAAAAAAAATACGAAGAGGGTTTTCAGTTTTACCTAAATCGGAATTGGGAAATGGCGATTCGTTCTTTTGAACAAGTTTCCGAAATTTATGGTAAAAAAGATATTCCAAGCCAACTTCTAATGGAGCGTTGTCAGTCTTTATTTAAAAACCCGCCACCTGTCGACTGGAATGGTGTGTATACTCGAACTTCAAAATAA
- a CDS encoding methyl-accepting chemotaxis protein, translated as MGKREITSICWKLTLGLELLTSILAVPIAVLFIVSGGEYNFEKAVYVVLGASISLTISYIVPTIRFFRLRNLITETISDNFLKKTIEEKQEIKIRLLKFPRNNSGYFLVQWSLGIPFAALITFLFFTPTLVELIPYAVLPVIIYPVLGVSHFFLTELRLAPVLSQPVLKDLPLPLKEIPQIGIFPRVFFTMFAVFSMSVTTLGYLLGTQVTGIIRLQNTGITIGLLALFICIAIYILTSLFVRALKFNTDQMVKRYEGLAIGDLRNTVAMISTDELGLGSLSLNSFIESIRKITAGVISEAERVSRDSKVIASQTQGLAQAMMEQASSTEQMSAGVEEMSASIRSTATSAKTQNEITRASLQSLIEMESVLVDVHSSMERTEAETKKMEEEIRSGQNALHSTLSAMEDIETSVEHTADVIQVISDISDKIGLLSLNASIEAARAGEAGRGFAVVASEISKLGEQTLQNTKRILEAVEKAYEASKSGRSAVSNTEKTFSQIGTAVETTVQLIKVSSEMTKKQTFIAKDVKEGFGNLTRSALEIEQNTEEQARTSFELSHSIASISEGTEYLNQFVGEIDKLCSTLSDQANNLKRDIGFFQI; from the coding sequence ATGGGGAAAAGGGAAATCACATCGATTTGTTGGAAATTGACATTGGGTTTAGAATTGTTAACTTCAATCTTAGCCGTGCCAATTGCTGTTTTGTTTATTGTTTCTGGTGGAGAGTATAACTTTGAGAAGGCGGTATATGTGGTCCTGGGTGCCTCGATTTCGCTTACAATTTCCTATATTGTTCCGACCATTCGTTTTTTTCGCCTGCGTAATTTAATTACCGAAACCATTTCGGATAATTTTTTAAAAAAGACAATCGAAGAAAAACAAGAAATAAAAATTCGCCTCCTGAAATTTCCGAGAAATAATTCTGGTTATTTTCTTGTGCAGTGGTCTCTTGGAATTCCTTTTGCAGCTCTTATCACTTTTCTTTTTTTTACTCCAACTCTCGTGGAACTAATTCCTTATGCAGTTTTGCCCGTCATCATTTATCCAGTATTAGGTGTTTCTCATTTTTTTCTTACTGAGTTAAGGCTTGCGCCTGTTTTATCACAACCTGTTTTAAAAGACTTACCTCTGCCGTTAAAAGAAATTCCTCAAATTGGTATTTTCCCGAGAGTATTTTTTACAATGTTTGCTGTTTTTAGTATGAGTGTGACTACCCTTGGATACTTACTTGGTACCCAAGTCACAGGAATCATTCGATTACAAAATACGGGTATTACAATTGGTTTACTTGCTTTGTTCATTTGTATTGCAATTTATATTTTAACATCTTTGTTTGTCCGGGCATTAAAGTTTAACACAGACCAAATGGTAAAACGTTATGAGGGTCTTGCTATAGGAGATCTGCGTAATACTGTTGCGATGATTTCTACTGATGAACTGGGTTTAGGAAGTTTGTCCCTAAATTCATTTATCGAAAGTATTCGAAAGATCACAGCAGGTGTCATCAGTGAAGCGGAGCGAGTGAGTAGGGATTCCAAAGTGATTGCATCCCAAACACAAGGGTTGGCTCAGGCAATGATGGAACAGGCATCCTCAACAGAACAGATGTCAGCTGGAGTCGAAGAAATGTCAGCAAGCATTCGCTCCACGGCTACAAGTGCAAAAACACAAAATGAAATCACTCGTGCTTCCCTCCAATCGTTAATTGAAATGGAATCTGTGTTAGTTGATGTTCATTCTTCTATGGAACGAACAGAAGCGGAAACTAAAAAAATGGAAGAAGAAATTCGTTCTGGCCAAAATGCTTTACACTCAACTTTATCCGCTATGGAAGATATTGAAACCAGTGTCGAACATACAGCCGATGTGATCCAAGTCATCAGTGATATTTCCGATAAAATTGGACTTTTATCTCTCAATGCATCCATTGAAGCGGCCCGAGCAGGTGAAGCTGGGCGTGGCTTCGCCGTAGTGGCCAGCGAAATTTCAAAACTTGGTGAACAAACACTGCAGAATACAAAACGAATTTTAGAAGCAGTAGAAAAAGCATACGAAGCTTCTAAGTCGGGAAGGTCCGCTGTGTCCAATACAGAAAAAACATTTTCGCAAATCGGCACGGCAGTGGAAACAACAGTGCAACTTATCAAGGTGTCTTCTGAAATGACCAAGAAACAAACGTTTATTGCAAAAGATGTAAAGGAAGGTTTTGGAAATTTAACACGTTCCGCACTGGAGATAGAACAAAATACAGAAGAACAGGCACGTACTTCATTTGAGTTGTCTCATAGCATTGCATCCATATCGGAAGGAACAGAATATCTGAATCAATTTGTTGGTGAAATTGACAAACTTTGTTCCACCCTTTCGGACCAAGCAAACAATCTAAAACGAGATATTGGTTTTTTCCAAATTTAA
- a CDS encoding PhzF family phenazine biosynthesis protein, with protein sequence MNQNLLIVDAFTNSLFSGNPAAVLVLSEWPEDKWMQNIAKENNLSETSFLVKEGSDYRIRWFTPLVEVDLCGHATLAAAYVLKNHYEEKRNEFQFLSKSGPLPIVIKENLIYLNFPTYPKFHKSKTIDPKEINSILGKEPDEIWEGKDTIFVYQTKSDIESLVPDFSKLTKIQTNRGYIAVWINDSGLEKIDYEFRFFGPGLGIPEDPATGSAHCSLTPFMAERLKKNKFRSLQKSSRGAKFFIELQEERVSIGGSAVLYLQGKIKSSFDQ encoded by the coding sequence ATGAACCAAAACCTATTGATTGTAGATGCATTTACGAATTCTTTGTTTTCAGGAAATCCAGCAGCAGTGTTAGTCCTCTCTGAGTGGCCCGAAGACAAGTGGATGCAAAACATAGCAAAGGAAAATAATCTTTCAGAAACCTCCTTTCTTGTCAAAGAAGGAAGTGATTATCGAATCCGTTGGTTTACACCTCTTGTCGAAGTTGATCTTTGCGGGCATGCAACTTTAGCAGCAGCTTATGTTTTGAAAAATCATTATGAAGAAAAACGAAATGAATTTCAGTTTTTATCTAAATCGGGACCACTCCCCATAGTGATCAAAGAAAATTTGATTTATCTCAATTTCCCAACCTATCCAAAATTTCATAAAAGCAAAACGATCGATCCCAAAGAAATAAACTCTATCCTCGGTAAAGAACCAGATGAAATTTGGGAGGGAAAGGATACCATCTTTGTGTATCAAACAAAATCAGATATAGAAAGTTTGGTTCCAGATTTTTCAAAACTAACCAAAATACAAACAAACAGAGGTTATATAGCAGTTTGGATCAATGATTCTGGTTTGGAGAAAATAGATTATGAATTTCGATTTTTTGGACCAGGACTTGGAATACCAGAAGACCCTGCTACAGGCTCAGCCCACTGTAGCCTGACTCCCTTTATGGCCGAGAGATTAAAAAAGAACAAATTTAGATCCTTACAGAAATCAAGTAGAGGAGCAAAATTTTTTATCGAACTCCAAGAGGAACGAGTCTCCATTGGTGGGTCTGCTGTTTTGTATCTGCAAGGTAAAATCAAAAGCTCATTTGATCAATAG
- a CDS encoding PAS domain S-box protein gives MISIHPVNYAQMVLDNSTDAIVLMGTNYSVLAFNQNLGMTIQAYSGKILKIGDDYRNFVTSSDKEVFFDLFQTAVRGESVTIERLASLNQISIWYEYKMTPTYDKDKNLLGVCLRAKNIDSKKKMEIALSESEQKFRNLIESAPNAILIVDSKGKIIHCNLETENTFGYPKEELINQSVELLVPFQHRGGHDRMIEGYFQSPRPMRIGKDQVTTAVKKDGTEILVEVSLNSFVVNQTNYVSAIIVDITEKVLADQKIKKQIYELKEIARIQSHEIRSPLSNILGLVNLLESGMQEETTKEIYSHLRKSATDLDAFICDIVKRTAISLSQ, from the coding sequence ATGATTTCCATTCATCCAGTCAATTATGCACAAATGGTATTAGATAATTCCACAGATGCCATTGTACTAATGGGAACCAATTATTCCGTACTAGCCTTCAATCAAAATCTAGGTATGACCATCCAAGCATACTCTGGAAAGATTCTAAAAATTGGTGATGACTATCGGAACTTTGTCACCTCTTCCGACAAAGAAGTATTTTTTGATCTCTTCCAAACAGCAGTTCGTGGTGAAAGTGTTACCATCGAAAGACTCGCCAGTCTCAACCAAATTTCCATTTGGTATGAATACAAAATGACTCCAACTTATGATAAGGACAAAAATCTTTTAGGAGTCTGCCTACGTGCAAAGAATATCGACTCTAAAAAGAAAATGGAAATAGCTCTTTCGGAAAGTGAACAGAAGTTTCGCAATCTAATAGAATCAGCACCAAATGCAATTCTCATTGTCGACTCAAAAGGAAAAATCATTCACTGCAACTTAGAAACAGAAAATACCTTTGGTTATCCAAAAGAAGAACTCATCAACCAATCGGTAGAACTCCTCGTACCCTTTCAGCACAGAGGTGGTCATGATCGTATGATCGAAGGGTATTTCCAATCACCTAGGCCGATGCGAATCGGCAAAGACCAGGTGACGACAGCAGTGAAAAAAGATGGAACCGAAATTTTAGTGGAAGTGAGTTTAAATAGTTTTGTTGTCAACCAAACAAATTACGTTTCAGCAATCATTGTGGACATCACAGAAAAAGTATTGGCTGACCAAAAAATCAAAAAACAAATTTACGAATTAAAAGAAATTGCAAGAATCCAATCACATGAAATCAGAAGCCCTCTTTCGAATATCCTTGGCCTTGTGAATCTTTTGGAATCGGGAATGCAAGAAGAAACAACAAAAGAAATTTATTCACACTTACGAAAGTCTGCAACAGATTTAGATGCTTTCATTTGTGATATTGTCAAAAGAACTGCCATTAGCCTTTCCCAATAG
- a CDS encoding Kelch repeat-containing protein encodes MNSFRKIFLFFICFVFLNQCILFLEKEEVGEAEKQLLGVFFLFDYFSPFGLKQQQSIKYSETEAFLFGGNSQKSYATSNVYRLTENQVSFLGVMNHQRVQHEVVLLQNGKVLIVGGYDGRFILSDSEIFDPSNLSFQMTSPMNVPRTYHTATVLNDGRVLVTGGFGKQSEKLKSAEIFHSNSNSFESISDMNVSRRRHSATLLQNGKVLIVGGDGLNTTLLSAELFDPTTNTFSLVGQSMSIGRSNHTANLLENNRVLFTGGYSFDANGVYSYSNSLEIYDYGTGNFTVIGNMGETRGGHGSVKINANVIICGGGRFENSSYIEPMDCYKVSNSGVINKESYQLQVPRVLFVFEQLGNSIIACGGENQSGQIRSCEGKTNGSFVYLNGQL; translated from the coding sequence ATGAATTCATTTAGAAAGATTTTTTTATTTTTCATTTGTTTTGTATTTTTAAACCAATGTATTTTGTTTCTAGAAAAGGAAGAAGTTGGGGAGGCAGAAAAACAATTATTAGGGGTATTTTTTCTTTTTGATTATTTTTCTCCATTTGGATTAAAACAACAACAATCCATAAAGTATTCTGAAACTGAAGCATTCTTATTTGGTGGGAACAGTCAAAAATCGTATGCAACATCCAATGTTTACAGATTAACAGAAAACCAAGTTTCTTTTCTGGGAGTTATGAATCATCAGAGAGTCCAACATGAAGTTGTCCTTTTGCAAAATGGAAAGGTTTTGATAGTTGGTGGTTATGACGGTCGGTTCATACTTTCTGATTCAGAAATATTTGATCCATCGAACCTTTCCTTCCAGATGACTTCACCAATGAATGTACCAAGAACATACCATACTGCCACAGTTTTAAATGATGGAAGAGTTTTAGTAACAGGTGGTTTCGGAAAACAATCTGAAAAATTGAAGTCTGCAGAAATTTTTCATTCAAATTCAAATTCTTTTGAATCAATTAGTGATATGAATGTATCTCGGAGAAGACATTCAGCAACCTTGTTGCAAAATGGAAAAGTATTAATTGTGGGTGGCGATGGGCTAAACACAACTTTGTTATCTGCAGAACTTTTCGATCCTACCACCAATACCTTTTCACTCGTGGGCCAATCAATGTCTATTGGGCGTTCCAATCATACTGCAAATTTATTGGAAAACAATCGGGTTTTGTTTACGGGAGGATATTCCTTTGATGCAAACGGTGTTTATTCCTATTCCAATTCTCTGGAAATTTATGATTATGGAACAGGGAACTTTACTGTCATCGGAAATATGGGTGAAACTCGCGGAGGGCATGGTTCTGTAAAAATAAACGCAAACGTAATCATTTGCGGCGGTGGCAGATTTGAAAACAGTTCTTACATAGAACCAATGGATTGTTATAAGGTCTCAAACTCAGGAGTGATTAACAAAGAATCTTACCAGTTACAAGTTCCAAGGGTATTATTTGTTTTTGAACAATTGGGAAATTCCATCATCGCTTGCGGTGGTGAAAATCAATCGGGGCAGATTCGAAGTTGTGAAGGAAAGACAAATGGTTCCTTTGTTTATTTGAATGGCCAACTATAG
- a CDS encoding LIC13411 family adhesin has protein sequence MNLPGIMLLLFFMFNNCNSIDRYLQNRTRDAVDIPVLGVEEKIYGFSAWVWCFGGGMQYAKNGMGIGIRSGVVGNYKTGGKGGSIYVATFENSNLALSQGNSLIVLNSNSHLPKADKIRSNKKAFSKFNTNIIFPLGASKSSSGEIQSKWCDSPVSVEVSFGIYYEFRLGMNFSEAFDFLLGFTTIDMQVDDDIE, from the coding sequence TTGAACCTACCAGGTATCATGCTCCTATTATTTTTCATGTTCAATAATTGTAATTCAATTGATCGATATCTACAGAATAGGACAAGAGATGCAGTCGATATTCCTGTTTTAGGCGTTGAAGAAAAAATATATGGTTTCTCTGCTTGGGTTTGGTGCTTTGGAGGAGGAATGCAGTATGCTAAAAATGGAATGGGTATTGGTATTAGAAGTGGAGTTGTCGGAAATTACAAAACTGGAGGAAAAGGAGGAAGTATTTATGTAGCTACATTTGAAAATTCAAATTTAGCTTTAAGTCAAGGAAATTCATTAATAGTATTGAATTCGAATTCTCATCTTCCTAAAGCAGATAAAATTAGATCTAATAAAAAAGCATTTTCAAAGTTTAATACTAATATAATCTTTCCGCTAGGAGCATCGAAATCATCCTCCGGTGAAATTCAATCCAAATGGTGCGATTCTCCAGTTTCTGTTGAGGTTTCCTTTGGAATCTATTATGAATTTCGACTTGGTATGAATTTTTCTGAAGCTTTCGACTTTTTGCTTGGGTTTACTACTATAGATATGCAAGTGGATGATGACATTGAATAA
- a CDS encoding HIT family protein, whose protein sequence is MNCPICEAHKNESQILFQNEDWILRKADQNLEGYLYMEHSRHLESWFGLSLSEFENYGRALYKATEILKKQEPEKMYIVAIAEKVPHLHVHLIPRYENQEKGIDHIAKATGPGFPRPM, encoded by the coding sequence ATGAACTGTCCCATCTGCGAAGCCCATAAAAATGAAAGCCAAATCCTTTTTCAAAATGAAGATTGGATCCTAAGAAAAGCGGACCAAAACCTAGAAGGGTATTTGTATATGGAACATAGCAGACATCTGGAATCTTGGTTTGGATTGTCTTTGTCTGAGTTTGAAAACTATGGAAGGGCTCTTTACAAAGCCACAGAGATCTTAAAAAAACAGGAACCTGAAAAAATGTACATTGTGGCCATTGCGGAAAAAGTTCCTCACTTACACGTACATTTGATCCCTAGGTATGAAAACCAAGAGAAAGGAATCGATCATATCGCAAAAGCCACAGGCCCTGGATTTCCTCGGCCCATGTAA
- a CDS encoding polyphosphate kinase — protein sequence MVVVLERHPTNQVPKYSISDLTDLQERFFLLQRESAKQKIAHIFLIEGFASTGKGSILQSLTIRLDPRKFKVYSPYVDQSEDRGYPFLWNFWRVVPRYGEFLFYLNTYYSRLAYLRSEKKINLAEYDHRLLSILNTERILSKDKIIVHKFFLHISKKDQKKRLEDSKKKKKEWELSRFDKDQGEHYNRYFDIFDSILSSSRTIDSPWQIISCEKKDDTKLLVFEAILERLERILEFDSRSALQSINHGMELIP from the coding sequence TTGGTTGTGGTTTTAGAAAGACATCCAACCAACCAAGTTCCCAAATACTCGATTAGCGATCTGACCGATTTACAGGAACGTTTTTTTCTTTTACAAAGAGAGAGTGCCAAACAAAAAATCGCTCATATCTTTCTCATCGAAGGTTTTGCTTCCACAGGCAAAGGTTCGATTTTACAATCATTGACCATTCGTTTGGATCCAAGGAAGTTTAAAGTATACTCTCCTTATGTAGACCAATCTGAAGATAGAGGATATCCTTTTCTTTGGAATTTTTGGAGAGTGGTTCCCAGGTATGGGGAGTTTTTGTTTTATCTCAATACATACTACAGTCGTCTGGCTTATTTGCGTTCTGAAAAAAAAATAAACCTAGCCGAATATGATCACCGATTGTTATCCATTTTGAATACGGAAAGAATTCTTTCCAAAGATAAAATTATCGTTCACAAATTCTTTTTGCATATTTCTAAAAAAGATCAAAAGAAACGATTAGAAGATTCTAAAAAGAAAAAAAAGGAATGGGAATTGTCTCGGTTTGACAAAGACCAAGGGGAACATTACAACCGTTACTTCGATATTTTTGATTCTATTTTAAGTTCTTCTCGAACCATTGATTCTCCTTGGCAAATCATTTCCTGTGAAAAAAAAGACGACACAAAACTTCTCGTTTTTGAGGCAATCTTAGAACGTTTGGAAAGGATCTTAGAATTTGATTCAAGAAGCGCATTACAGTCTATCAATCACGGTATGGAGCTCATTCCATGA